Proteins from one Streptosporangium becharense genomic window:
- a CDS encoding CAP domain-containing protein yields MRKPLGALLCLGGLTAFGAPIAMTQVSFSTPVDTIQSVAAPQAVPRDVPLEVAAPGAAPQNEAGSRAACRVYAVKPRVSAGRIQASAARLGCDDTALVRIRLQRAVPGDDPVVKSASLRGVNGRVTVRARCVSGVYYAVVTDYTGNTARSAAVRVSCSPAPAPTPAPVPTTTTTAAPAPTATAAPAPGSSTANEVVRLTNAERQKAGCGPLTHDPKLRSAAQGHSADMAAGDYFDHTSRDGRTMTDRIKASGFSPMRAWAENIAMGQRTPTEVVRGWMNSPGHRANILNCAYTHIGVGVADSPRGIYWTQDFARH; encoded by the coding sequence ATGCGTAAACCGCTGGGGGCACTGCTGTGCCTCGGTGGCCTGACCGCGTTCGGCGCGCCGATCGCCATGACTCAGGTCTCGTTCAGCACGCCGGTCGACACGATCCAGTCCGTGGCGGCCCCGCAGGCCGTACCCCGGGACGTGCCCCTGGAGGTGGCGGCCCCGGGTGCGGCGCCTCAGAACGAAGCCGGCTCGCGGGCGGCGTGCCGCGTGTACGCCGTGAAACCCCGCGTCTCCGCCGGGCGGATCCAGGCGTCCGCCGCCCGGCTGGGCTGCGACGACACCGCCCTGGTCCGCATCCGCCTCCAGCGCGCCGTGCCCGGCGACGACCCGGTCGTCAAGAGCGCGTCCCTGCGCGGCGTCAACGGGCGGGTGACCGTGCGGGCACGGTGCGTCTCCGGCGTCTACTACGCCGTCGTCACCGACTACACCGGCAACACGGCCCGCTCCGCAGCGGTCCGGGTCTCCTGCTCCCCCGCCCCGGCACCCACCCCGGCGCCCGTGCCCACCACCACGACGACGGCCGCCCCCGCGCCGACGGCCACCGCGGCCCCCGCCCCCGGCTCCTCGACCGCGAACGAGGTGGTGCGCCTGACCAACGCCGAGCGGCAGAAGGCCGGGTGCGGCCCGCTCACCCACGACCCGAAGCTGCGCTCGGCGGCGCAGGGTCACTCGGCCGACATGGCGGCCGGCGACTACTTCGACCACACGTCCCGGGACGGCCGGACCATGACCGACCGGATCAAGGCATCCGGTTTCAGCCCGATGCGGGCCTGGGCGGAGAACATCGCGATGGGCCAGCGCACCCCCACCGAGGTGGTGCGGGGCTGGATGAACAGCCCCGGCCACCGGGCCAACATCCTGAACTGCGCCTACACCCACATCGGGGTGGGCGTGGCCGACAGCCCCCGGGGCATCTACTGGACCCAGGACTTCGCCAGGCACTGA
- a CDS encoding MFS transporter: protein MISRAPSPAVVTVPRGVRLGYGVGSVCTATFSTVPGLLLLFYMTNVLAVPAWIAGVVVFLPKLWDVVVNPWVGQRSDRTVSHLGARRPWMLLGALTLPVTFALTFAGPPLTGLPAALYVTVCYFLTATAYAFYEVPYKAMPAEMTDDYHERSSLLQWKMAFVGLGILLSGAGAPAIAGDEVSGYRTMGIVVGAVLLVSMLASFFGTAHAPMIARAEAEPSIRAQFAAARSNRMFMVLLGLSCAQMFAAGVMLAGAPYYATYTLGEPGATTTLFVCLVGPLLVTMPPWVWLSKRYDKRGAMILSSALFMAGTVGMVFSDSFGAVYAHACVLVVGVGYAGLQLLQFSMLSDVIVHDALVTGKRRAGVFTGLWTAAETVVFALGALVFGWLLGAAGFVESDPATPVAQSSSAVTAVLYGATLLPAVVVGVGILLTTRYTLTAEQLRAAGAATAEPGLRSAGEPGWNEGEPGLRSAGEPGPQSS from the coding sequence ATGATCTCCCGGGCGCCTTCCCCCGCCGTCGTCACCGTGCCGCGCGGGGTCCGCCTCGGCTACGGTGTCGGCTCGGTCTGCACCGCGACGTTCTCCACGGTCCCCGGCCTGCTGCTGCTGTTCTACATGACCAACGTGCTGGCGGTCCCCGCCTGGATCGCCGGCGTCGTGGTGTTCCTGCCCAAGCTCTGGGACGTCGTCGTCAACCCCTGGGTGGGGCAGCGTTCCGACCGGACGGTCTCCCACCTCGGTGCCCGCCGGCCGTGGATGCTCCTGGGTGCGCTCACCCTGCCGGTGACCTTCGCGCTCACCTTCGCCGGGCCCCCGCTCACCGGCCTGCCCGCCGCGCTGTACGTCACCGTCTGCTACTTCCTCACCGCGACGGCGTACGCCTTCTACGAGGTGCCCTACAAGGCGATGCCGGCCGAGATGACCGACGACTACCACGAGCGCTCCTCGTTACTGCAGTGGAAAATGGCCTTCGTCGGCCTCGGGATTCTGCTCTCCGGCGCCGGGGCGCCGGCGATCGCCGGCGACGAGGTCTCCGGCTACCGGACCATGGGGATCGTCGTCGGGGCCGTGCTGCTGGTGTCGATGCTCGCTTCCTTCTTCGGCACGGCCCACGCCCCGATGATCGCCCGAGCGGAGGCGGAGCCGTCGATCCGGGCCCAGTTCGCCGCGGCCCGCTCGAACCGGATGTTCATGGTGCTGCTCGGCCTGAGCTGTGCCCAGATGTTCGCGGCCGGGGTCATGCTGGCCGGCGCGCCTTACTACGCCACGTACACGCTGGGCGAGCCCGGGGCCACCACCACGCTCTTCGTGTGCCTCGTCGGCCCGCTGCTGGTCACGATGCCGCCCTGGGTCTGGCTGTCCAAGCGCTACGACAAGCGCGGCGCGATGATCCTGTCGTCGGCGCTGTTCATGGCGGGCACCGTCGGGATGGTCTTCTCCGATTCCTTCGGGGCGGTGTACGCGCACGCGTGCGTGCTGGTGGTCGGCGTCGGCTACGCGGGGCTCCAGTTGCTGCAGTTCTCCATGCTCTCCGACGTGATCGTCCACGACGCGCTGGTCACCGGGAAGCGCCGGGCCGGGGTGTTCACCGGCCTGTGGACGGCCGCCGAGACCGTGGTCTTCGCGCTGGGTGCGCTCGTGTTCGGCTGGCTCCTCGGCGCGGCCGGCTTCGTCGAGTCCGACCCCGCCACACCGGTCGCCCAGTCGAGCTCGGCGGTCACCGCGGTTCTGTACGGCGCCACGCTGCTGCCCGCGGTCGTGGTCGGCGTTGGCATCCTGCTCACCACGCGCTACACCCTGACGGCCGAGCAGTTACGGGCGGCGGGGGCCGCCACGGCGGAGCCGGGGCTCCGGAGCGCGGGAGAGCCGGGGTGGAACGAGGGAGAGCCGGGGCTCCGGAGTGCGGGAGAGCCGGGGCCTCAGAGCAGCTGA